A genomic segment from Rhizoctonia solani chromosome 11, complete sequence encodes:
- a CDS encoding Transposon Tf2-1 polyprotein: MKMEMYFKEYPGTFTDKRKIRATLTNMGEGEPVKWASPLMQKHLSDEHHEYLTSWNAFKAAFLLNFSDPSKRDRAIREINSLKQTGSAQIYASSFNQGHYYTPSILKKGKTNNYRPTERFPAEIFLRRSQAETPLEPSEDSDEVYIMKGTNDTLSTYTSIEGIMDPIKTLIDSGSSQNFMDITFARNLKIPLIELHSPRTVIAIDGKEVEEKI, encoded by the exons ATGAAGATGGAAATGTATTTCAAAGAGTACCCTGGTACCTTCACTGATAAAAGAAAGATCAGGGCCACCTTAACCAATATGGGAGAAGGTGAACCAGTCAAATGGGCCAGTCCCCTGATGCAGAAACATCTCAGTGATGAACATCATGAGTACCTGACTTCCTGGAATGCATTCAAAGCAGCATTCCTACTCAACTTCAGTGATCCATCCAAAAGGGATAGGGCTATTAGGGAGATCAATAGCCTAAAACAAACTGGATCAGCACAAATTTATGCCA GCAGCTTCAATCAAGGACACTACTACACACCTAGCATCCTAAAGAAAGGAAAGACCAACAACTATAGACCTACAGAGAGGTTCCCTGCAGAGATTTTTCTGAGGAGAAGCCAAGCAG AGACTCCCCTAGAACCCTCAGAGGATAGTGATGAAGTGTATATTATGAAAGGAACAAATGATACTCTATCCACTTACACTTCCATTGAGGGAATCATGGACCCCATCAAAACGCTTATTGACTCTGGCTCCTCACAAAACTTCATGGATATTACCTTTGCTAGGAACCTCAAGATTCCTTTGATTGAACTTCACTCCCCTAGGACAGTCATAGCCATTGATGGAAAAGAAGTAGAAGAAAAAATTTGA
- a CDS encoding Retrotransposon-derived protein PEG10 — translation MSATPEPDSATVGTDIRRNPTRTSQSSTFDEGPARRRGISGTSSVGTSRASSPTYTARGPSVMPGSMPGSEDETTVIEDDSTVENPSIMITDTSSLEPIVVQDTPPTLPATHIQPSNRSSVTIEDITAQEVDTTLRRHNLTGTTIRQPRKRSTSNMGYHETALQSIPASITSSRRTSPVELDQKLGEPTLGHQPTALIAHQPQPQIPMQGLPISRAAIADYEAKSHQVMPQVRVEAAISSAINDIKDDIALKMGPIKYIHANSSESAAALRQVGRDVADLNLQTNYIRRKLGEVSEEQRAAQTAHNHLVNQVEDLQDKVDALPQLFQDVQSRISTMEERLLEAILEVDRKIGLPKEPEPEGTETESNSEEEDGDSLHLSRQRQSSPARRTSIPKEARLK, via the coding sequence ATGTCTGCCACTCCTGAACCTGACAGTGCCACAGTGGGTACAGATATTAGAAGAAACCCTACTAGAACCAGTCAATCTTCAACCTTTGATGAAGGACCAGCAAGAAGGAGGGGAATCTCAGGAACCTCATCTGTAGGAACCTCTAGAGCCTCTTCTCCTACCTATACAGCAAGGGGACCATCTGTCATGCCAGGATCAATGCCTGGCTCTGAGGATGAAACTACTGTGATTGAGGATGATAGTACAGTAGAAAACCCTAGCATTATGATTACTGACACTTCTAGCTTAGAACCCATAGTAGTGCAGGATACACCTCCTACACTACCAGCCACTCATATCCAGCCTTCCAACAGATCTTCTGTCACTATAGAAGACATTACTGCCCAGGAAGTGGATACCACTCTTAGGAGACACAACCTTACTGGTACCACCATAAGACaaccaagaaaaagaagcaCTTCCAATATGGGGTACCATGAAACAGCCCTACAGAGCATCCCTGCATCCATTACATCTAGTAGGAGAACAAGCCCTGTAGAGCTTGACCAAAAGCTTGGGGAACCAACACTGGGTCACCAACCAACAGCATTAATTGCACACCAGCCACAACCCCAGATACCTATGCAGGGGTTACCTATATCCAGGGCTGCTATAGCTGACTATGAGGCCAAGAGCCATCAGGTGATGCCTCAAGTCAGGGTAGAAGCAGCCATCAGCAGTGCCATCAATGATATCAAAGATGACATTGCCTTGAAGATGGGCCCTATCAAATACATACATGCTAATAGCTCTGAAAGTGCAGCTGCCCTGAGACAAGTGGGCAGAGATGTAGCAGACCTCAACCTGCAGACCAACTATATAAGAAGGAAATTAGGTGAAGTCTCTGAGGAGCAAAGAGCAGCTCAAACAGCCCATAACCACCTGGTAAATCAAGTAGAGGATCTACAAGACAAGGTGGATGCATTGCCTCAACTCTTTCAGGATGTGCAATCCAGGATATCTACCATGGAGGAAAGACTTTTGGAAGCAATTTTGGAGGTAGACAGGAAGATAGGACTACCTAAAGAGCCAGAGCCAGAAGGAACTGAGACTGAAAGCAACagtgaggaagaagatggtGATAGTCTTCATCTCTCTAGACAAAGACAGTCCTCTCCAGCCAGAAGAACCTCCATTCCAAAAGAAGCCAGACTTAAATAG
- a CDS encoding DDE superfamily endonuclease, with product MSRKRGQELPVTRRAQIITLHNEGNSYPEILAKTGVPPSVACKTVKRWETYGTLASLPRSGRPRKFSPRLCRLVICTLLCHRFEPYSSIATRVGNGLTAVQVKYIAQSRRYRRYVARRKPFLDKQKVLKRLEWACVNRFRNWDEAIWTDKLQLGTGDHSVHPMVTRKPGEAYLPECLAPTFQSGHEALMVWGVSPMGIRGHLSNWRWLPGCNCVLNGPLKDFIAQMEKVKGHRMLVVEDGAPAHKGKLAKQACEELGIKHIAHPPSSPDLNPIEPLWMELKRRVYSTPGARRSLEHLWNATEAAWKSFTADDINKYTRKMPSWVTALVKSKGLPTKF from the exons ATGTCTCGCAAACGCGGTCAAGAGCTCCCTGTGACTCGTCGAGCTCAAATAATTACACTACACAATGAGGGCAATTCATATCCTGAAATACTTGCAAAAACTGGTGTTCCCCCATCTGTGGCATGCAAAACTGTTAAACGTTGGGAAACATACGGCACCCTTGCCTCCTTGCCTCGATCTGGCCGCCCACGCAAATTCTCACCTCGATTGTGCCGTCTAGTCATTTGTACCCTCCTTTGCCATCGTTTTGAGCCATATTCATCTATTGCTACTAGAGTAGGTAATGGCCTTACTGCTGTGCAAGTCAAGTACATTGCCCAGAGCCGGCGCTACCGCCGATATGTTGCACGCCGAAAGCCATTCTTAGATAAGCAAAAGGTCCTAAAGCGTCTAGAATGGGCTTGCGTGAACCGGTTTAGGAACTGGGATGAAGCCATTTGGACTGACAAGCTCCAGTTGGGGACCGGCGATCACTCAGTTCACCCAATGGTCACCCGGAAACCCGGAGAGGCATATCTCCCGGAATGCCTAGCCCCAACCTTTCAAAGTGGCCATGAAGCATTAATGGTATGGGGTGTATCTCCCATGGGTATAAGGGGCCACTTATCCAACTGGAGATGGCTCCCCGGCTGCAATTGC GTCCTAAATGGTCCACTTAAGGACTTCATTGCACAGATGGAGAAAGTCAAGGGACACAGGATGCTAGTAGTTGAAGATGGGGCCCCGGCACACAAAGGAAAGCTAGCCAAACAGGCTTGTGAAGAACTTGGTATTAAACACATTGCACACCCCCCAAGTTCACCAGACCTAAACCCAATAGAACCATTATGGATGGAACTTAAGCGACGTGTGTACAGTACCCCTGGGGCCCGAAGAAGTCTTGAGCACCTTTGGAATGCCACTGAAGCTGCCTGGAAATCCTTCACAGCAGATGATATCAATAAGTACACACGGAAAATGCCATCTTGGGTAACAGCTTTAGTTAAGTCAAAGGGACTCCCAACAAAATTCTAA
- a CDS encoding DDE family endonuclease, translated as MPKGPLMDWPYYKDAENNQVFVPMEDGQLPNGSLQSFYDPKNPQCFKGMAWILKERRLAHISKKNTQCTNFKCPKGKTNCCCCCAMVNQPNFKSCDSCLQETACKLGTQVMFLPKYHCKLTLIEQIWGQAKQSYCDYPLSSNPKVLKENALIAMDGVELLLMWKFGA; from the exons ATGCCCAAAGGACCATTGATGGACTGGCCATACTACAAGGATGCAGAGAATAATCAAGTATTTGTGCCAATGGAAGATGGCCAACTACCCAATGGATCTCTCCAGTCATTCTAtgatcccaaaaacccacaGTGCTTCAAGGGCATGGCGTGGATTTTGAAAGAGCGCAGACTAGCTCATATTTCCAAGAAGAACACTCAATGCACTAATTTCAAGTGTCCCAAGGGGAAGACCAactgctgctgttgttgcGCCATGGTCAACCAACCCAACTtcaagtcatgtgactcatgTCTACAAGAGACAGCTTGCAAACTTGGGACTCAAGTGATGTTTCTGCCAAAATACCACTGCAAGTTAACCTTAATTGAGCAGATATGGGGGCAAGCTAAACAGAGTTATTGTGACTACCCACTGTCAAGTAACCCAAAGGTGCTCAAAGAGAATGCCCTCATAGCCATGGACGGTGTTGAGCTTCTTTTGATGTGGAA GTTTGGtgcttga
- a CDS encoding DDE family endonuclease produces the protein MVASKQKAQPQSSLWEARKWQWLEQANSEIDKIGEKDPMEYPVIDPQTEQPVGSRKIEIIVIEPRGSQVGMPPAPNPPHDSDDSSEDESDQEEQATGWKTYYCPPTIHEAEAALQKIDQAVWTPWPSGGYLYARLDWVTNEHYSAIKACLNQFLMASPKGKRFIEASKDAAQVQGWKETYTQTIRKWTQHSIQTGCLPSNHQGWWNVSILEDEDISGKIKLHLQQIGKLACAQDVVKFLQDPEVRDWLGITKKIKPKGQYFDRHERKDVVTYQQQTYIPFIKALERRQTIYNQDGIPDPTRPMS, from the exons ATGGTAGCTAGTAAACAGAAAGCACAACCGCAGAGCTCCCTTTGGGAGGCCAGAAAATGG CAATGGCTGGAACAAGCCAATTCTGAAATTGACAAAATTGGAGAGAAAGATCCAATGGAGTACCCGGTCATAGATCCACAGACAGAGCAACCTGTAGGCAGTAGGAAGATTGAAATAATTGTCATAG AGCCAAGAGGCTCCCAAGTGGGCATGCCACCAGCTCCTAATCCACCTCATGACTCTGATGATTCCTCAGAGGATGAATCAGACCAAGAGGAACAAGCCACTGGATGGAAAACATACTACTGCCCCCCAACAATCCATGAAGCAGAGGCTGCACTCCAGAAAATTGATCAAGCTGTTTGGACTCCATGGCCATCAGGTGGCTATTTGTATGCAAGGTTGGATTGGGTCACCAATGAGCATTATTCTGCAATCAAGGCTTGCTTGAATCAATTCCTCATGGCCAGCCCCAAGGGGAAGAGATTCATTGAGGCGTCAAAAGATGCAGCACAAGTTCAAGGGTGGAAAGAAACTTACACTCAAACCATCCGCAAATGGACCCAACATTCCATACAAACAGGTTGTCTACCCAGCAATCATCAAGGATGGTGGAATGTGTCAATACTTGAGGATGAAGATATTTCAGGCAAAATAAAGCTGCACTTACAGCAAATTGGAAAACTTGCCTGTGCACAAGATGTTGTCAAGTTTTTACAGGATCCTGAAGTCCGTGATTGGCTTGGTATCACCAAAAAGATCA AGCCTAAAGGTCAATACTTTGACAGGCATGAACGCAAAGATGTTGTCACATACCAGCAACAAACATACATCCCCTTTATAAAGGCTCTGGAGCGGCGGCAAACAATTTACAACCAGGATGGAATCCCAGATCCCACCCGTCCAATGAGTTGA
- a CDS encoding Retrotransposon gag protein, producing MSTLYLAPSVQMPMPPPPALVTAAAPQEDWEQCQAMAYLHACMGLPKPKDVSLPRGNPFVPPDEHGGLSLEFLAAFGDPGATWAAEQKITTLTQTSTCANYITRFHTLAMELD from the exons ATGTCCACACTCTACTTGGCCCCCTCTGTCCAAATGCCTATGCCTCCCCCTCCAGCTCTGGTTACAGCTGCTGCCCCTCA GGAAGATTGGGAGCAatgccaagcaatggcttaCCTGCATGCTTGCATGGGTTTGCCTAAACCAAAGGATGTTTCCCTCCCAAGGGGAAATCCTTTtgttcctcctgatgaacatggaGGACTAAGCTT GGAATTCTTGGCAGCTTTTGGGGATCCAGGTGCCACTTGGGCTGCAGAGCAAAAAATCACTACACTCACCCAAACCAGCACTTGTGCCAATTATATCACCAGGTTCCACACCCTGGCAATGGAGTTAGACTAG
- a CDS encoding Sec7 guanine nucleotide exchange factor has protein sequence MEISTIVDGFGEGLQDALGGIRGSPHRTTFPANAQKAYSLRPVRHGDQHVSASMSRGIPSSPLAARSQSNASSSSMLAVPGTYPASSSGQTLTNQPSMESMRTVSSETAGTYITPPSSAILDSSSSTPGYKPRDGCQPSITFDQRPCGVVYFSTPRSSSLRLSSRPLPRRQPPRHRSAASASEPSLLEGIAAGSPTTAFVSLATTPPFGKNLLGSESETNDWSRIPWRPKINRRGSSGAASTDMDGRGKELANKCWEEDESFLAKEKIAEWLGGTAAINKIALRYYMDNFDFTRMRLDGAFRHLCTKLYLKAETQQVDRILEEFSRRFWDCNRGSVYASPSIVHAIAYSLLLLNTDLHIAELTSHMSKNQFVRNTWAVIQDQIRAPELPKSPGSGSGSTVMEPLKSPINIERGQFSQEQLRSQAHLAGESTPELVLDEDEGQLGDGSEHLTRKQRSGSLNSWRSGSREGQLPMNTSNPSVTDASDPKTLRVVHAVVSVRGWDSEMEMLLKEMYNSVKHQQILQPLTGLSPPERQSMSLSPGMTTLSRTRSQRSHVGAGGDRITSLKRGSIRGLQSLLLAQSPYGSNSTVDGRISPSPSFATSIGEGVPTPNSLFAPTIGFASNLSHTIIKEAQEDDVGSVKSDVTSSTIISITDEELALLGPPWAKEGMLCRKQYWESAGKRAKVKTWMDVFVVIQKGELSMFVFGETSAHTGGGNQVGGGNWVSNANCVGKVVLAHALAHTLPPPGYNRQRPHCFVLTLASGAVFFFQAGTEDLVNEWVMTCNYWAARQSKEPLSGGVSNMEYGWNRALEMIQSGNVEDRRVDSSDAQSVRSGRNLNMRMPASPYSSERIFIHDWTGPMHSVMPSTHDEETQMEALQKQANLLKQELHIHNELRQPMMNMYIPRSTNAVKASNNWERRSQYLLSEIVKYDSYVDSLRSAMSQRLKRRGEKALERALVASRPDEDDLERIYASPSITGSGPARLERGASSSVRGRHQVIQEDDEPITPLPCATSSATRYR, from the exons ATGGAGATATCCACCATAGTCGACGGATTTGGAGAGGGACTGCAGGATGCTTTGGGTGGAATCAGGGGCTCGCCTCATCGAACTACCTTTCCTGCCAACGCTCAAAAGGCTTATTCGCTACGTCCAGTTCGACATGGCGATCAACACGTATCTGCTTCTATGTCAAGGGGTATTCCCTCTTCGCCTCTCGCTGCTCGAAGCCAGAGCAATGCTTCGTCGTCGTCCATGCTCGCTGTGCCTGGTACCTACCCTGCATCATCGAGTGGACAGACGCTCACCAATCAGCCCAGTATGGAGAGCATGCGTACAGTTAGTAGCGAGACTGCTGGTACGTATATTACCCCTCCAAGCTCCGCCATTCTCGATTCCTCAAGTTCGACTCCTGGCTACAAGCCCCGCGATGGGTGCCAACCGAGCATTACCTTCGACCAACGCCCCTGTGGCGTTGTCTACTTCTCCACCCCTCGCTCTTCTTCATTACGTCTATCTTCACGACCATTACCTCGTCGGCAGCCTCCACGCCACAGGAGCGCAGCCAGTGCTTCAGAACCTTCTCTCCTGGAAGGTATAGCTGCGGGGAGTCCGACAACAGCATTCGTCTCGTTAGCGACCACGCCCCCATTCGGAAAGAATCTTCTCGGGAGCGAGAGCGAGACCAACGATTGGTCTCGGATCCCGTGGC GACCAAAGATCAATCGAAGAGGAAGTTCAGGTGCGGCAAGCACGGATATGGATGGACGTGGGAAAGAACTTGCAAATAAATGttgggaagaggacgagTCGTTTTTGGCCAAAGAGAAGATTGCAGAATGGCTGGGTGGAAC GGCTGCGATAAATAAGATTGCCTTGCGGTACTATATGGATAATTTCGATTTTACCAGGATGAGGCTAGACGGTGCTTTTCG GCACTTGTGTACCAAGCTGTACTTGAAGGCCGAGACGCAGCAAGTTGACAGGATCCTGGAGGAATTTAGCAGGCGGTTTTGGGATTGTAATCGAGGCTCAGTATACGCATCTCCTT CCATTGTCCACGCAATTGCATACTCTCTTCTACTCCTCAATACCGATCTACACATTGCTGAGCTTACTTCGCACATGAGCAAAAACCAGTTCGTGCGCAATACCTGGGCTGTTATTCAAGATCAAATAAGAGCACCCGAGCTTCCAAAAAGTCCAGGTTCTGGTAGTGGGTCCACTGTGATGGAACCGCTAAAGAGTCCGATCAATATTGAACGCGGACAA TTTAGCCAAGAGCAGTTGCGTTCGCAAGCTCACTTGGCAGGCGAGTCTACTCCCGAGCTAGTACTCGACGAAGATGAAGGTCAGCTGGGTGACGGATCGGAGCACCTTACTCGCAAGCAGCGAAGTGGAAGTCTGAATTCTTGGAGGAGTGGGTCGCGCGAGGGCCAACTTCCTATGAATACGAGTAATCCCAGCGTCACGGATGCTTCGGATCCAAAAACCCTACGGGTAGTGCATGCTGTGGTTAGCGTCCGGGGATGGGACTCGGAAATGGAAATGCTGCTCAAA GAAATGTACAATTCCGTCAAGCACCAACAGATTCTCCAACCGCTCACGGGACTGTCGCCTCCTGAACGGCAGTCGATGTCTCTCAGTCCAGGTATGACAACTCTTAGTCGTACTCGGAGTCAGAGAAGTCACGTCGGGGCAGGAGGTGATAGGATTACATCGCTGAAACGCGGTTCGATTCGAGGGTTGCAAAGCCTGCTATTAGCCCAGAGTCCATACGGAAGTAACTCCACTGTAGATGGTCGGATTTCCCCATCACCTAGCTTTGCTACCTCAATTGGCGAG GGTGTCCCAACTCCCAACAGTCTATTCGCACCGACGATTGGTTTCGCATCCAACCTCTCACATACGATCATCAAGGAGGCTCAAGAAGATGATGTAGGAAGTGTAAAGAGCGATGTGACCAGCTCCACCATCATCAGCATCACCGATGAGGAGCTGGCCTTGCTTGGCCCACCATGGGCAAAGGAAGGAATGCTATGTCGAAAGCAGTACTGGGAATCCGCTGGGAAACGTGCCAAGGTCAAGACTTGGATGGATGTCTTTGTGGTCATTCAAAAGGGCGAGCTGAGCATGTTCGTCTTTGGCGAAACCAGCGCCCATACGGGGGGTGGGAACCAAGTCGGAGGTGGGAACTGGGTT TCCAACGCCAATTGCGTCGGCAAAGTGGTTCTGGCACACGCCTTAGCACACACTTTGCCTCCTCCGGGCTACAACCGGCAGAGACCCCACTGTTTTGTCCTGACACTCGCATCGGGTGCTGTGTTCTTTTTCCAGGCTGGGACTGAGGACCTGGTCAACGAGTGGGTAATGACCTGCAATTACTGGGCCGCGCGGCAGAGCAAGGAACCATTGTCTGGGGGTGTTTCAAACATGGAGTATGGCTGGAACCGCGCGCTTGAGATGATTCAATCTGGAAATGTAGAAGACCGTAGGGTCGATTCATCAGACGCACAGAGCGTGCGCAGCGGTCGAAACTTGAACATGCGGATGCCCGCTTCTCCCTACAGCTCGGAACGCATTTTCATTCATGATTGGACGGGCCCCATGCATTCAGTAATGCCGAGTACTCATGATGAGGAGACCCAAATGGAAGCACTGCAGAAGCAAGCCAACTTACTAAAGCAAGAGTTGCACATTCACAACGAACTCCGACAGCCTATGATGAATATG TACATCCCTCGGTCGACAAACGCAGTTAAGGCTTCCAATAACTGGGAGCGTAGGTCTCAATACCTGCTGTCTGAGATCGTCAAGTACGATTCATACGTGGATTCACTACGTTCAGCCATGTCCCAGCGTCTCAAAAGACGGGGAGAGAAGGCTCTAGAACGTGCTCTAGTTGCCTCAAGGCCCGATGAAGACGACCTCGAAcggatatatgcatcaccGTCGATTACTGGGTCGGGACCTGCTCGCCTCGAGCGAGGAGCAAGCAGTTCTGTGAGAGGAAGGCACCAAGTCATCCAGGAAGACGATGAACCAATAACCCCACTGCCATGCGCCACCTCTTCCGCAACAAGGTATCGCTGA
- a CDS encoding Sec7 guanine nucleotide exchange factor yields MSLFNRSNHHGHRHSAFKLSGVASTEPTVRRVSRTHDDFEAALRSEDTVVLQEGRDMHTLGHADTPHRNRSGSVNLTAPTGLYRRHRPSPDCFDSETLGVQTHPCNPCRRPPYSHAPEEDDSRRRSIRSREEQPEERERTRSTTSSAFEIIEAHTPSKSRDRALTSPDSQGQRRTTASQRLKKHSGYHCDVGEGRSDREGKRSTPTTPVATQQHSFAPPVPTIPLEYRSSPPQQAYFPTNTQQSLLSTQLSDSPAQTPSLPSADPFIADTCSTQSSPLITPTASSSQPMNGPRHMKPLPPIQKQFPPVPVDDRSDTDDDTPLAPRPNPPARLDQSQHSKVEQGLHRTKTKAPLGYASGTTGGANREAALASAATTNVAPRELDHSATLTQRSHARPSFPRQSKDGRRRSMSRRAASPPRASMDDAVANNSESDEDRTEEGHPPRAPVILITQSTRDG; encoded by the exons ATGTCCTTGTTCAACCGCAGCAACCATCACGGTCACCGCCATTCAGCATTCAAGCTGAGCGGAGTGGCGAGCACCGAACCGACGGTTCGGAGAGTGTCACGAACGCATGATGACTTTGAAGCGGCGCTAAGGAGCGAAGATACAGTGGTGTTGCAGGAGGGACGGGATATGCACACGCTTGGCCATGCAGATACTCCCCACAGGAACCGAAGTGGTTCAGTCAATCTCACTGCGCCAACGGGCCTCTATCGACGTCATCGGCCGTCGCCAGACTGTTTCGACTCCGAAACACTCGGTGTCCAAACACACCCCTGCAACCCCTGTCGTCGTCCCCCCTACTCCCACGCCCCTGAAGAAGACGATTCCCGACGCAGGAGCAT ACGCAGCCGCGAGGAGCAGCCGGAGGAGAGAGAGCGCACACGGTCGACCACATCCTCGGCCTTTGAGATTATCGAGGCCCATACTCCGTCTAAGTCCAGAGATCGTGCGCTCACATCCCCAGACTCCCAGGGTCAGCGGCGCACAACCGCCTCGCAAAGGCTGAAAAAACACTCGGGATATCACTG CGATGTCGGCGAAGGTCGCTCCGACCGGGAGGGTAAA CGTTCTACCCCGACCACGCCCGTCGCGACCCAACAACACTCGTTTGCTCCCCCCGTCCCCACTATCCCACTCGAATACCGATCTTCGCCACCTCAACAAGCCTATTTCCCCACTAATACTCAACAGTCCTTGCTTAGTACCCAGTTATCCGATAGCCCAGCCCAAACGCCTAGTTTACCTAGTGCTGACCCGTTCATTGCAGACACTTGTTCTACTCAATCTAGCCCACTAATTACACCtaccgcttcttcctcgcaGCCTATGAACGGACCGCGCCACATGAAACCTCTCCCACCTATCCAAAAACAATTTCCACCTGTACCTGTAGATGACCGTTCCGACACTGATGATGATACTCCCCTTGCGCCCCGACCAAACCCCCCGGCCCGACTAGATCAAAGCCAACACTCGAAGGTCGAGCAAGGCCTCCATCGAACCAAAACCAAGGCTCCCCTCGGATACGCGTCTGGGACTACCGGAGGAGCAAATAGAGAAGCGGCTCTTGCTTCTGCTGCAACCACCAATGTTGCGCCTCGCGAACTTGACCATAGTGCAACCCTCACTCAGCGAAGTCATGCTCGCCCGTCGTTCCCTCGACAGTCCAAGGACGGGCGAAGGAGGAGCATGAGT AGACGCGCTGCTTCCCCTCCGAGAGCATCGATGGATGACGCAGTGGCCAACAATTCCGAGTCCGACGAAGACCGAACTGAAGAAGGGCACCCACCACGGGCACCGGTCATTCTCATCACGCAGTCGACCAGAGACGGATGA
- a CDS encoding Cellulase (glycosyl hydrolase family 5 protein), with translation MLWSLPLIAAGAAAKIMYAGIIESGGEFGTWSNDAIPTTGLPGRFGVDYAFINKERMCPLSYGLGSKFNETYFGYFKEAIDYITLTKGAYAILDAHNYMRYNNPSQQPFTGSIIGDTSDMKAATTAQFQAFWNQLANRFKSNEKVIFGIMNEPHDMPTSLVFANNQAAINGIRATGAKQLILAPGNDWTGGHSWTGHVNASSEYMYKLNDPAKNLAIEVHEYLDSDYSGTHAECTQPGPSNLAAFTAWLKKHSLRAILTETGGGQNANCFAQIREMLDYLAANDEYIGWTAWAAGPLWGNFRSCCGEDSGNLEPGTKAGNGSIPGGYETIWANGFRPSIPQTLKRSGISSWH, from the exons ATGCTCTGGTCACTACCGCTAATAGCCGCTGGCGCTGCAGCCAAGATCATGTATGCTGGAATTATCGAGTCTGGAGGAGAGTTCGGCACTTGGAGTAATGATGCCATCCCAACTACCGGTTTACCTGGAAGATTTGGCGTGGACTATGCATTCATCAACAAA GAGCGCATGTGTCCCCTCTCTTACGGCTTAGGGTCCAAGTTCAACGAGACA TACTTCGGCTACTTCAAAGAGGCAATTGACTACATTACTCTTACTAAGGGAGCATACGCTATTCTCGAT GCGCACAACTATATGCGTTACAATAACCCCTCCCAACAGCCCTTCACCGGAAGT ATCATTGGAGACACTTCTGATATGAAGGCTGCAACAACTGCTCAGTTCCAAGCTTTCTGGAACCAGCTCGCAAACCGCTTCAAGTCCAACGAGAAAGTCAT CTTTGGTATCATGAACGAGCCCCATGA CATGCCTACCTCTCTCGTGTTTGCCAACAATCAAGCCGCCATCAACGGCATCCGCGCGACAGGGGCAAAGCAGCTGATCCTTGCTCCCGGGAACGACTGGACAGGGGGACACTCGTGGACTGGCCATGTCAACGCATCGTCGGAATACATGTACAAGCTGAACGATCCGGCGAAGAACCTTGCGATCGAGGTGCACGAATATCTTGACTCGGACTACTCTGGGACACACGCGGAGTGCACTCAGCCCGGGCCATCTAATCTTGCTGCCTTCACAGCCTGGTTAAAGAAACACAGCCTTAG GGCCATTCTCACTGAAACTGGGGGCGGTCAGAACGCCAATTGCTTCGCCCAAATTCGCGAAATGTTGGACTATCTTGCTGCCAATGACGAATACATTGGCTGGACAGCATGGGCGGCCGGACCAC TTTGGGGCAATTTTCGCTCATGTTGTGGCGAGGATTCCGGTAACCTCGAGCCTGGAACCAAGGCCGGCAACGGATCAATTCCTGG TGGATATGAGACTATTTGGGCCAACGGCTTCCGGCCAAGTATTCCACAAACTTTGAAACGCAGCGGAATCTCCAGTTGGCACTAG